The Mastomys coucha isolate ucsf_1 unplaced genomic scaffold, UCSF_Mcou_1 pScaffold4, whole genome shotgun sequence genome has a segment encoding these proteins:
- the Tle2 gene encoding transducin-like enhancer protein 2 isoform X2, producing MYPQGRHPTPLQSGQPFKFSVLEICDRIKEEFQFLQAQYHSLKLECEKLASEKTEMQRHYVMAAPHQCPQGGNSCPHWPRLSPLQYYEMSYGLNIEMHKQAEIVKRLSAICAQMVPFLTQEHQQQVLQAVDRAKQVTVGELNSLLGQNQLQPLSQAPPVPLTPRPAGLVGAGATGLLALSGALAAQAQLVAAVKEDRVGVDTEGSRVDRAASRSSSPSPPESLVEEEHSSSRGGNGKPQRAEDKDLSGPYDSEEDKSDYNLVVDEDQPSEPPSPVTTPGGKAPICIPARRDLTDSPASLASSLGSPLPRSKDAALNDLPTGTPASRSCGPSPPQDSSTPGPSSASHLCQLAAQPAPPTESIAMRSPLTLSSPFTSSFSLGSHSTLNGDLSMPGSYVSLHLSPQVSSSVVYGRSPLMAFESHPHLRGSSISLPGIPGAKPAYSFHVSADGQMQPVPFPSDALVGTGIPRHARQLHTLAHGEVVCAVTISSSTQHVYTGGKGCVKVWDVGQPGSKTPVAQLDCLNRDNYIRSCKLLPDGQSLIVGGEASTLSIWDLAAPTPRIKAELTSSAPACYALAVSPDAKVCFSCCSDGNIVVWDLQNQAMVRQFQGHTDGASCIDISDYGTRLWTGGLDNTVRCWDLREGRQLQQHDFSSQIFSLGHCPNQDWLAVGMESSHVEVLHVRKPEKYQLRLHESCVLSLKFASCGRWFVSTGKDNLLNAWRTPYGASIFQSKESSSVLSCDISRNNKYIVTGSGDKKATVYEVVY from the exons ATGTACCCCCAGGGAAGGCACCCG ACCCCACTGCAGTCTGGCCAGCCTTTCAAGTTCTCAGTCCTGGAAATCTGTGACCGGATCAAAGAGGAATTTCAGTTTCTCCAAGCTCAATACCACAG CCTCAAGCTAGAGTGTGAGAAGCTGGCCAGCGAGAAGACAGAAATGCAAAGGCATTATGTGATG GCTGCACCCCATCAGTGTCCTCAGGGTGGCAACAGCTGTCCACACTGGCCAAGACTGTCTCCTTTGCAGTACTACGAGATGTCCTACGGACTCAACATTGAAATGCATAAACAG GCTGAGATTGTGAAGCGCCTCAGTGCGATCTGTGCCCAGATGGTCCCGTTCCTTACTCAGGAG CATCAGCAGCAGGTGCTTCAGGCTGTGGACCGAGCCAAGCAGGTGACCGTGGGGGAACTGAACAGTCTTCTGGGG CAGAATCAGCTCCAGCCGCTGTCCCAGGCACCCCCTGTGCCTCTCACCCCGCGCCCAGCCGGCCTGGTGGGTGCTGGGGCCACTGGGCTGCTGGCCCTATCTGGGGCGCTGGCTGCGCAGGCCCAACTGGTGGCTGCCGTAAAGGAAGACCGTGTGGGTGTGGACACCGAGGGGTCCAGAG TGGACAGAGCTGCCAGCAGG AGTTCTTCCCCCTCGCCCCCTGAAAGTCTGGTGGAGGAGGAGCATTCCAGTAGCCGAGGTGGCAATGGGAAACCGCAGAGAGCTGAAGACAAGGATCTCTCGGGGCCTTAT GACAGTGAGGAAGACAAGAGTGACTATAACCTGGTGGTGGATGAG GACCAACCTTCAGAGCCCCCCAGCCCTGTGACCACCCCCGGTGGGAAGGCGCCCATCTGCATCCCTGCCCGCAGGGACCTCACAGACAGTCCAGCCTCCTTGGCCTCCAGTTTGGGCTCACCGCTCCCCAGAAGCAAAGACGCAGCTCTG AATGATCTTCCCACAggcactcctgcctccaggtcatGTGGTCCCTCTCCACCCCAGGATTCGTCCACCCCTGGGCCCAGCTCAGCCAGTCACCTCTGCCAGCTGGCGGCTCAGCCAGCACCACCCACAGAGAGCATCG CCATGAGGAGTCCCCTCACCCTGTCTAGCCCTTTCACCTCGTCCTTCAGCCTGGGCTCCCACAGCACCCTCAACGGGGACCTCTCCATGCCTGGCTCCTATGTCAGCCTCCACCTGTCCCCCCAGGTCAGCAGCTCTGTCGTGTATGGACGCTCACCTCTG ATGGCATTTGAGTCGCACCCCCATCTCCGAGGTTCGTCTATCTCCTTGCCTGGCATCCCTGGGGCTAAGCC GGCTTACTCCTTCCACGTGTCTGCGGATGGCCAGATGCAGCCGGTGCCCTTCCCATCGGATGCGCTGGTAGGCACGGGCATTCCTCGCCACGCGAGGCAGCTGCACACGCTGGCCCATGGTGAGGTGGTGTGTGCCGTCACCATCAGCAGCTCCACACAGCACGTGTACACAGGCGGCAAAGGCTGCGTGAAGGTGTGGGACGTGGGCCAGCCTGGCAGCAAGACACCTGTGGCACAGCTGGATTGCCTG AACCGGGACAACTACATCCGCTCCTGCAAGCTGCTGCCTGACGGGCAGAGCCTGATTGTAGGTGGCGAGGCCAGTACCTTGTCCATTTGGGACCTGGCAGCACCCACACCACGCATCAAAGCAGAACTGACTTCATCTGCCCCTGCCTGCTACGCGCTGGCCGTCAGCCCGGACGCCAAGGTCTGCTTCTCCTGCTGCAGCGATGGCAACATCGTGGTCTGGGACCTGCAGAACCAGGCCATGGTCAG ACAGTTCCAGGGCCACACGGACGGGGCCAGCTGCATCGACATATCAGACTACGGGACCCGGCTGTGGACTGGGGGCCTGGACAACACTGTGCGCTGCTGGGACCTGCGCGAGGGCCGCCAGCTTCAACAGCATGACTTCAGTTCCCAG ATTTTCTCGTTGGGCCATTGTCCTAATCAAGACTGGCTAGCCGTAGGGATGGAGAGCAGCCACGTGGAGGTCCTGCATGTGCGCAAGCCTGAGAAGTACCAGCTCCGCCTGCATGAGAGCTGCGTGCTGTCACTCAAGTTCGCTTCCTGTG GACGCTGGTTTGTGAGCACCGGCAAGGACAACCTGCTCAATGCCTGGAGGACACCCTATGGGGCCAGCATTTTCCAG TCCAAAGAGTCTTCTTCCGTATTGAGCTGCGACATCTCCAGGAATAATAAGTACATCGTGACAGGCTCAGGGGACAAGAAGGCCACTGTGTATGAGGTGGTGTACTGA
- the Tle2 gene encoding transducin-like enhancer protein 2 isoform X5, translating to MYPQGRHPTPLQSGQPFKFSVLEICDRIKEEFQFLQAQYHSLKLECEKLASEKTEMQRHYVMYYEMSYGLNIEMHKQAEIVKRLSAICAQMVPFLTQEHQQQVLQAVDRAKQVTVGELNSLLGQNQLQPLSQAPPVPLTPRPAGLVGAGATGLLALSGALAAQAQLVAAVKEDRVGVDTEGSRVDRAASRSSSPSPPESLVEEEHSSSRGGNGKPQRAEDKDLSGPYDSEEDKSDYNLVVDEDQPSEPPSPVTTPGGKAPICIPARRDLTDSPASLASSLGSPLPRSKDAALNDLPTGTPASRSCGPSPPQDSSTPGPSSASHLCQLAAQPAPPTESIAMRSPLTLSSPFTSSFSLGSHSTLNGDLSMPGSYVSLHLSPQVSSSVVYGRSPLMAFESHPHLRGSSISLPGIPGAKPAYSFHVSADGQMQPVPFPSDALVGTGIPRHARQLHTLAHGEVVCAVTISSSTQHVYTGGKGCVKVWDVGQPGSKTPVAQLDCLNRDNYIRSCKLLPDGQSLIVGGEASTLSIWDLAAPTPRIKAELTSSAPACYALAVSPDAKVCFSCCSDGNIVVWDLQNQAMVRQFQGHTDGASCIDISDYGTRLWTGGLDNTVRCWDLREGRQLQQHDFSSQIFSLGHCPNQDWLAVGMESSHVEVLHVRKPEKYQLRLHESCVLSLKFASCGRWFVSTGKDNLLNAWRTPYGASIFQSKESSSVLSCDISRNNKYIVTGSGDKKATVYEVVY from the exons ATGTACCCCCAGGGAAGGCACCCG ACCCCACTGCAGTCTGGCCAGCCTTTCAAGTTCTCAGTCCTGGAAATCTGTGACCGGATCAAAGAGGAATTTCAGTTTCTCCAAGCTCAATACCACAG CCTCAAGCTAGAGTGTGAGAAGCTGGCCAGCGAGAAGACAGAAATGCAAAGGCATTATGTGATG TACTACGAGATGTCCTACGGACTCAACATTGAAATGCATAAACAG GCTGAGATTGTGAAGCGCCTCAGTGCGATCTGTGCCCAGATGGTCCCGTTCCTTACTCAGGAG CATCAGCAGCAGGTGCTTCAGGCTGTGGACCGAGCCAAGCAGGTGACCGTGGGGGAACTGAACAGTCTTCTGGGG CAGAATCAGCTCCAGCCGCTGTCCCAGGCACCCCCTGTGCCTCTCACCCCGCGCCCAGCCGGCCTGGTGGGTGCTGGGGCCACTGGGCTGCTGGCCCTATCTGGGGCGCTGGCTGCGCAGGCCCAACTGGTGGCTGCCGTAAAGGAAGACCGTGTGGGTGTGGACACCGAGGGGTCCAGAG TGGACAGAGCTGCCAGCAGG AGTTCTTCCCCCTCGCCCCCTGAAAGTCTGGTGGAGGAGGAGCATTCCAGTAGCCGAGGTGGCAATGGGAAACCGCAGAGAGCTGAAGACAAGGATCTCTCGGGGCCTTAT GACAGTGAGGAAGACAAGAGTGACTATAACCTGGTGGTGGATGAG GACCAACCTTCAGAGCCCCCCAGCCCTGTGACCACCCCCGGTGGGAAGGCGCCCATCTGCATCCCTGCCCGCAGGGACCTCACAGACAGTCCAGCCTCCTTGGCCTCCAGTTTGGGCTCACCGCTCCCCAGAAGCAAAGACGCAGCTCTG AATGATCTTCCCACAggcactcctgcctccaggtcatGTGGTCCCTCTCCACCCCAGGATTCGTCCACCCCTGGGCCCAGCTCAGCCAGTCACCTCTGCCAGCTGGCGGCTCAGCCAGCACCACCCACAGAGAGCATCG CCATGAGGAGTCCCCTCACCCTGTCTAGCCCTTTCACCTCGTCCTTCAGCCTGGGCTCCCACAGCACCCTCAACGGGGACCTCTCCATGCCTGGCTCCTATGTCAGCCTCCACCTGTCCCCCCAGGTCAGCAGCTCTGTCGTGTATGGACGCTCACCTCTG ATGGCATTTGAGTCGCACCCCCATCTCCGAGGTTCGTCTATCTCCTTGCCTGGCATCCCTGGGGCTAAGCC GGCTTACTCCTTCCACGTGTCTGCGGATGGCCAGATGCAGCCGGTGCCCTTCCCATCGGATGCGCTGGTAGGCACGGGCATTCCTCGCCACGCGAGGCAGCTGCACACGCTGGCCCATGGTGAGGTGGTGTGTGCCGTCACCATCAGCAGCTCCACACAGCACGTGTACACAGGCGGCAAAGGCTGCGTGAAGGTGTGGGACGTGGGCCAGCCTGGCAGCAAGACACCTGTGGCACAGCTGGATTGCCTG AACCGGGACAACTACATCCGCTCCTGCAAGCTGCTGCCTGACGGGCAGAGCCTGATTGTAGGTGGCGAGGCCAGTACCTTGTCCATTTGGGACCTGGCAGCACCCACACCACGCATCAAAGCAGAACTGACTTCATCTGCCCCTGCCTGCTACGCGCTGGCCGTCAGCCCGGACGCCAAGGTCTGCTTCTCCTGCTGCAGCGATGGCAACATCGTGGTCTGGGACCTGCAGAACCAGGCCATGGTCAG ACAGTTCCAGGGCCACACGGACGGGGCCAGCTGCATCGACATATCAGACTACGGGACCCGGCTGTGGACTGGGGGCCTGGACAACACTGTGCGCTGCTGGGACCTGCGCGAGGGCCGCCAGCTTCAACAGCATGACTTCAGTTCCCAG ATTTTCTCGTTGGGCCATTGTCCTAATCAAGACTGGCTAGCCGTAGGGATGGAGAGCAGCCACGTGGAGGTCCTGCATGTGCGCAAGCCTGAGAAGTACCAGCTCCGCCTGCATGAGAGCTGCGTGCTGTCACTCAAGTTCGCTTCCTGTG GACGCTGGTTTGTGAGCACCGGCAAGGACAACCTGCTCAATGCCTGGAGGACACCCTATGGGGCCAGCATTTTCCAG TCCAAAGAGTCTTCTTCCGTATTGAGCTGCGACATCTCCAGGAATAATAAGTACATCGTGACAGGCTCAGGGGACAAGAAGGCCACTGTGTATGAGGTGGTGTACTGA
- the Tle2 gene encoding transducin-like enhancer protein 2 isoform X1: MYPQGRHPTPLQSGQPFKFSVLEICDRIKEEFQFLQAQYHSLKLECEKLASEKTEMQRHYVMAAPHQCPQGGNSCPHWPRLSPLQYYEMSYGLNIEMHKQAEIVKRLSAICAQMVPFLTQEHQQQVLQAVDRAKQVTVGELNSLLGQQNQLQPLSQAPPVPLTPRPAGLVGAGATGLLALSGALAAQAQLVAAVKEDRVGVDTEGSRVDRAASRSSSPSPPESLVEEEHSSSRGGNGKPQRAEDKDLSGPYDSEEDKSDYNLVVDEDQPSEPPSPVTTPGGKAPICIPARRDLTDSPASLASSLGSPLPRSKDAALNDLPTGTPASRSCGPSPPQDSSTPGPSSASHLCQLAAQPAPPTESIAMRSPLTLSSPFTSSFSLGSHSTLNGDLSMPGSYVSLHLSPQVSSSVVYGRSPLMAFESHPHLRGSSISLPGIPGAKPAYSFHVSADGQMQPVPFPSDALVGTGIPRHARQLHTLAHGEVVCAVTISSSTQHVYTGGKGCVKVWDVGQPGSKTPVAQLDCLNRDNYIRSCKLLPDGQSLIVGGEASTLSIWDLAAPTPRIKAELTSSAPACYALAVSPDAKVCFSCCSDGNIVVWDLQNQAMVRQFQGHTDGASCIDISDYGTRLWTGGLDNTVRCWDLREGRQLQQHDFSSQIFSLGHCPNQDWLAVGMESSHVEVLHVRKPEKYQLRLHESCVLSLKFASCGRWFVSTGKDNLLNAWRTPYGASIFQSKESSSVLSCDISRNNKYIVTGSGDKKATVYEVVY; the protein is encoded by the exons ATGTACCCCCAGGGAAGGCACCCG ACCCCACTGCAGTCTGGCCAGCCTTTCAAGTTCTCAGTCCTGGAAATCTGTGACCGGATCAAAGAGGAATTTCAGTTTCTCCAAGCTCAATACCACAG CCTCAAGCTAGAGTGTGAGAAGCTGGCCAGCGAGAAGACAGAAATGCAAAGGCATTATGTGATG GCTGCACCCCATCAGTGTCCTCAGGGTGGCAACAGCTGTCCACACTGGCCAAGACTGTCTCCTTTGCAGTACTACGAGATGTCCTACGGACTCAACATTGAAATGCATAAACAG GCTGAGATTGTGAAGCGCCTCAGTGCGATCTGTGCCCAGATGGTCCCGTTCCTTACTCAGGAG CATCAGCAGCAGGTGCTTCAGGCTGTGGACCGAGCCAAGCAGGTGACCGTGGGGGAACTGAACAGTCTTCTGGGG CAGCAGAATCAGCTCCAGCCGCTGTCCCAGGCACCCCCTGTGCCTCTCACCCCGCGCCCAGCCGGCCTGGTGGGTGCTGGGGCCACTGGGCTGCTGGCCCTATCTGGGGCGCTGGCTGCGCAGGCCCAACTGGTGGCTGCCGTAAAGGAAGACCGTGTGGGTGTGGACACCGAGGGGTCCAGAG TGGACAGAGCTGCCAGCAGG AGTTCTTCCCCCTCGCCCCCTGAAAGTCTGGTGGAGGAGGAGCATTCCAGTAGCCGAGGTGGCAATGGGAAACCGCAGAGAGCTGAAGACAAGGATCTCTCGGGGCCTTAT GACAGTGAGGAAGACAAGAGTGACTATAACCTGGTGGTGGATGAG GACCAACCTTCAGAGCCCCCCAGCCCTGTGACCACCCCCGGTGGGAAGGCGCCCATCTGCATCCCTGCCCGCAGGGACCTCACAGACAGTCCAGCCTCCTTGGCCTCCAGTTTGGGCTCACCGCTCCCCAGAAGCAAAGACGCAGCTCTG AATGATCTTCCCACAggcactcctgcctccaggtcatGTGGTCCCTCTCCACCCCAGGATTCGTCCACCCCTGGGCCCAGCTCAGCCAGTCACCTCTGCCAGCTGGCGGCTCAGCCAGCACCACCCACAGAGAGCATCG CCATGAGGAGTCCCCTCACCCTGTCTAGCCCTTTCACCTCGTCCTTCAGCCTGGGCTCCCACAGCACCCTCAACGGGGACCTCTCCATGCCTGGCTCCTATGTCAGCCTCCACCTGTCCCCCCAGGTCAGCAGCTCTGTCGTGTATGGACGCTCACCTCTG ATGGCATTTGAGTCGCACCCCCATCTCCGAGGTTCGTCTATCTCCTTGCCTGGCATCCCTGGGGCTAAGCC GGCTTACTCCTTCCACGTGTCTGCGGATGGCCAGATGCAGCCGGTGCCCTTCCCATCGGATGCGCTGGTAGGCACGGGCATTCCTCGCCACGCGAGGCAGCTGCACACGCTGGCCCATGGTGAGGTGGTGTGTGCCGTCACCATCAGCAGCTCCACACAGCACGTGTACACAGGCGGCAAAGGCTGCGTGAAGGTGTGGGACGTGGGCCAGCCTGGCAGCAAGACACCTGTGGCACAGCTGGATTGCCTG AACCGGGACAACTACATCCGCTCCTGCAAGCTGCTGCCTGACGGGCAGAGCCTGATTGTAGGTGGCGAGGCCAGTACCTTGTCCATTTGGGACCTGGCAGCACCCACACCACGCATCAAAGCAGAACTGACTTCATCTGCCCCTGCCTGCTACGCGCTGGCCGTCAGCCCGGACGCCAAGGTCTGCTTCTCCTGCTGCAGCGATGGCAACATCGTGGTCTGGGACCTGCAGAACCAGGCCATGGTCAG ACAGTTCCAGGGCCACACGGACGGGGCCAGCTGCATCGACATATCAGACTACGGGACCCGGCTGTGGACTGGGGGCCTGGACAACACTGTGCGCTGCTGGGACCTGCGCGAGGGCCGCCAGCTTCAACAGCATGACTTCAGTTCCCAG ATTTTCTCGTTGGGCCATTGTCCTAATCAAGACTGGCTAGCCGTAGGGATGGAGAGCAGCCACGTGGAGGTCCTGCATGTGCGCAAGCCTGAGAAGTACCAGCTCCGCCTGCATGAGAGCTGCGTGCTGTCACTCAAGTTCGCTTCCTGTG GACGCTGGTTTGTGAGCACCGGCAAGGACAACCTGCTCAATGCCTGGAGGACACCCTATGGGGCCAGCATTTTCCAG TCCAAAGAGTCTTCTTCCGTATTGAGCTGCGACATCTCCAGGAATAATAAGTACATCGTGACAGGCTCAGGGGACAAGAAGGCCACTGTGTATGAGGTGGTGTACTGA
- the Tle2 gene encoding transducin-like enhancer protein 2 isoform X3 produces the protein MYPQGRHPTPLQSGQPFKFSVLEICDRIKEEFQFLQAQYHSLKLECEKLASEKTEMQRHYVMAAPHQCPQGGNSCPHWPRLSPLQYYEMSYGLNIEMHKQAEIVKRLSAICAQMVPFLTQEHQQQVLQAVDRAKQVTVGELNSLLGQQNQLQPLSQAPPVPLTPRPAGLVGAGATGLLALSGALAAQAQLVAAVKEDRVGVDTEGSRVDRAASRSSSPSPPESLVEEEHSSSRGGNGKPQRAEDKDLSGPYDSEEDKSDYNLVVDEDQPSEPPSPVTTPGGKAPICIPARRDLTDSPASLASSLGSPLPRSKDAALNDLPTGTPASRSCGPSPPQDSSTPGPSSASHLCQLAAQPAPPTESIAMRSPLTLSSPFTSSFSLGSHSTLNGDLSMPGSYVSLHLSPQMAFESHPHLRGSSISLPGIPGAKPAYSFHVSADGQMQPVPFPSDALVGTGIPRHARQLHTLAHGEVVCAVTISSSTQHVYTGGKGCVKVWDVGQPGSKTPVAQLDCLNRDNYIRSCKLLPDGQSLIVGGEASTLSIWDLAAPTPRIKAELTSSAPACYALAVSPDAKVCFSCCSDGNIVVWDLQNQAMVRQFQGHTDGASCIDISDYGTRLWTGGLDNTVRCWDLREGRQLQQHDFSSQIFSLGHCPNQDWLAVGMESSHVEVLHVRKPEKYQLRLHESCVLSLKFASCGRWFVSTGKDNLLNAWRTPYGASIFQSKESSSVLSCDISRNNKYIVTGSGDKKATVYEVVY, from the exons ATGTACCCCCAGGGAAGGCACCCG ACCCCACTGCAGTCTGGCCAGCCTTTCAAGTTCTCAGTCCTGGAAATCTGTGACCGGATCAAAGAGGAATTTCAGTTTCTCCAAGCTCAATACCACAG CCTCAAGCTAGAGTGTGAGAAGCTGGCCAGCGAGAAGACAGAAATGCAAAGGCATTATGTGATG GCTGCACCCCATCAGTGTCCTCAGGGTGGCAACAGCTGTCCACACTGGCCAAGACTGTCTCCTTTGCAGTACTACGAGATGTCCTACGGACTCAACATTGAAATGCATAAACAG GCTGAGATTGTGAAGCGCCTCAGTGCGATCTGTGCCCAGATGGTCCCGTTCCTTACTCAGGAG CATCAGCAGCAGGTGCTTCAGGCTGTGGACCGAGCCAAGCAGGTGACCGTGGGGGAACTGAACAGTCTTCTGGGG CAGCAGAATCAGCTCCAGCCGCTGTCCCAGGCACCCCCTGTGCCTCTCACCCCGCGCCCAGCCGGCCTGGTGGGTGCTGGGGCCACTGGGCTGCTGGCCCTATCTGGGGCGCTGGCTGCGCAGGCCCAACTGGTGGCTGCCGTAAAGGAAGACCGTGTGGGTGTGGACACCGAGGGGTCCAGAG TGGACAGAGCTGCCAGCAGG AGTTCTTCCCCCTCGCCCCCTGAAAGTCTGGTGGAGGAGGAGCATTCCAGTAGCCGAGGTGGCAATGGGAAACCGCAGAGAGCTGAAGACAAGGATCTCTCGGGGCCTTAT GACAGTGAGGAAGACAAGAGTGACTATAACCTGGTGGTGGATGAG GACCAACCTTCAGAGCCCCCCAGCCCTGTGACCACCCCCGGTGGGAAGGCGCCCATCTGCATCCCTGCCCGCAGGGACCTCACAGACAGTCCAGCCTCCTTGGCCTCCAGTTTGGGCTCACCGCTCCCCAGAAGCAAAGACGCAGCTCTG AATGATCTTCCCACAggcactcctgcctccaggtcatGTGGTCCCTCTCCACCCCAGGATTCGTCCACCCCTGGGCCCAGCTCAGCCAGTCACCTCTGCCAGCTGGCGGCTCAGCCAGCACCACCCACAGAGAGCATCG CCATGAGGAGTCCCCTCACCCTGTCTAGCCCTTTCACCTCGTCCTTCAGCCTGGGCTCCCACAGCACCCTCAACGGGGACCTCTCCATGCCTGGCTCCTATGTCAGCCTCCACCTGTCCCCCCAG ATGGCATTTGAGTCGCACCCCCATCTCCGAGGTTCGTCTATCTCCTTGCCTGGCATCCCTGGGGCTAAGCC GGCTTACTCCTTCCACGTGTCTGCGGATGGCCAGATGCAGCCGGTGCCCTTCCCATCGGATGCGCTGGTAGGCACGGGCATTCCTCGCCACGCGAGGCAGCTGCACACGCTGGCCCATGGTGAGGTGGTGTGTGCCGTCACCATCAGCAGCTCCACACAGCACGTGTACACAGGCGGCAAAGGCTGCGTGAAGGTGTGGGACGTGGGCCAGCCTGGCAGCAAGACACCTGTGGCACAGCTGGATTGCCTG AACCGGGACAACTACATCCGCTCCTGCAAGCTGCTGCCTGACGGGCAGAGCCTGATTGTAGGTGGCGAGGCCAGTACCTTGTCCATTTGGGACCTGGCAGCACCCACACCACGCATCAAAGCAGAACTGACTTCATCTGCCCCTGCCTGCTACGCGCTGGCCGTCAGCCCGGACGCCAAGGTCTGCTTCTCCTGCTGCAGCGATGGCAACATCGTGGTCTGGGACCTGCAGAACCAGGCCATGGTCAG ACAGTTCCAGGGCCACACGGACGGGGCCAGCTGCATCGACATATCAGACTACGGGACCCGGCTGTGGACTGGGGGCCTGGACAACACTGTGCGCTGCTGGGACCTGCGCGAGGGCCGCCAGCTTCAACAGCATGACTTCAGTTCCCAG ATTTTCTCGTTGGGCCATTGTCCTAATCAAGACTGGCTAGCCGTAGGGATGGAGAGCAGCCACGTGGAGGTCCTGCATGTGCGCAAGCCTGAGAAGTACCAGCTCCGCCTGCATGAGAGCTGCGTGCTGTCACTCAAGTTCGCTTCCTGTG GACGCTGGTTTGTGAGCACCGGCAAGGACAACCTGCTCAATGCCTGGAGGACACCCTATGGGGCCAGCATTTTCCAG TCCAAAGAGTCTTCTTCCGTATTGAGCTGCGACATCTCCAGGAATAATAAGTACATCGTGACAGGCTCAGGGGACAAGAAGGCCACTGTGTATGAGGTGGTGTACTGA